A single Phoenix dactylifera cultivar Barhee BC4 chromosome 1, palm_55x_up_171113_PBpolish2nd_filt_p, whole genome shotgun sequence DNA region contains:
- the LOC103701593 gene encoding uncharacterized protein LOC103701593, which translates to MEAKIHSVPHDEASTADAVFARRCCCFWIPWSGGRSSSAPSSVERWQRIRASERGDERRPSAEGGWWRAVMKVREWSELAAGPRWKTFIRRFNRNARHGGGGVVRMGPSRFQYDPLSYALNFDEGPGGSPDGDYTGYRDFSDPPAPSKSSVDLAGRRASPVFSAAPAGR; encoded by the coding sequence ATGGAGGCGAAGATCCACTCAGTGCCGCATGATGAGGCGTCGACGGCCGATGCCGTTTTCGCGCGGAGATGCTGCTGCTTCTGGATCCCCTGGTCCGGCGGGCGCTCTTCGTCGGCACCGTCTTCCGTCGAGCGGTGGCAGCGGATACGGGCGTCGGAGAGGGGCGACGAGCGGAGGCCGTCGGCGGAGGGCGGGTGGTGGAGAGCCGTGATGAAGGTGCGGGAGTGGTCGGAGCTCGCGGCCGGGCCCCGGTGGAAGACCTTCATCCGGCGGTTCAATCGGAACGCCAGACACGGTGGTGGCGGCGTCGTGCGGATGGGGCCGTCGAGGTTCCAGTACGACCCCTTGAGCTACGCCCTCAACTTCGACGAGGGCCCCGGCGGCAGCCCGGATGGAGACTACACCGGCTACCGCGACTTCTCCGACCCACCGGCGCCCTCCAAGTCATCCGTGGACCTCGCCGGCCGGCGTGCCTCTCCGGTCTTCTCCGCCGCCCCGGCCGGTCGTTGA
- the LOC103700847 gene encoding probable RNA-dependent RNA polymerase 2 — protein sequence MGGVRATVQVSNIPLTAVAQELFEFFDSAVGSVFACEIATAHRNWKSRGFGRVQFDSLTAADRACLLADRGHLPDFQRARLAVRRSNEDIIVRAAEARNRVEGAALHAGVLVSERCMEMFGSWDRVRAEIMPEREKLDIFMEDGGVRYKLEITFGDILATFGCRLAGRGTDAILLQLHYAPKIYKRISGRTISSKFSNDRYHACKEDFRFLWVRATDFSSNSSIGRSCYLCLELVEGLPGSEIQKKLPFAGELGELALSMGELFYAPSKLVPIISCPPEHSVAYEILFQLNSLVHVQKISCGQVNNDLFDILRGLSLDTTMKILTRMHKLNSTCYEPMQFIKNQLANMRKNRNASSPIQSAHAENIMGCHRVLVTPSKVYFFGPELETSNYVVKHYSEYASDFIRVSFVEEDWGKLSSDAISPSIEQGLFSKPYRTGIYNRILSILRDGIVIGSKKFEFLAFSASQLRSNSVWMFASNDKVTAEGIREWMGHFNKIHSISKCAARMGQLFSSSLQTIDVPFRDVRTISDITVTTDGIPYCFSDGIGKISLSFARQVAQKCGLSHTPSAFQIRYGGYKGVIAVDRTSFQKLSLRPSMLKFESENTMLCVTKWSEYLPCYLNREIICLLSTLGIEDEVFESMQHDQMSLLDEMLTNREIALRMLDKMAFPDTRTTVKMLMQGYEPNSEPYLLMMLKAYREYQLSDIRSKCRIFVPKGRVLLGCLDETGSLDYGQIYVKVTMTKEELQHTYETCFDKVDQTAAVVVQKVVVTRNPCLHPGDVRILQAVYNPQLDNMGLVDCIVFPQKGRRPHPNECSGGDLDGDLYFVCWDEKLIPPKMDTPMDYNARRQRHTDHDVTLEEIQKFFVDYMINDTLGIISTAHLVYADSEPGKAQSPKCLELANLHSMAVDFAKTGSSAEMPRILKPKMFPDFMERWDRTMYVSTGVLGKLYRAASRHIERPNTDPMDAEMLPQSAYDHDLEIKGFEAFLEVAEDYYNQYSERLSSLMKYYGAEHEDEILTGNLRSRSMYLQRDKKKYGEMKDRILIGVKSLHKEVQGWFKSSCVESESLRMASAWYHVTYHPSYYSENRFLSFPWILSDALLSIKASKSHKRQAGAGNAM from the exons aTGGGTGGCGTTCGCGCCACCGTGCAGGTGTCGAACATTCCGCTGACAGCCGTCGCGCAGGAGCTCTTCGAGTTCTTTGACTCCGCCGTGGGCTCCGTCTTTGCCTGCGAGATCGCCACCGCCCACCGCAACTGGAAGTCCCGGGGCTTCGGCCGCGTCCAGTTCGACTCCCTCACCGCCGCCGACAGGGCCTGCCTCCTCGCCGATCGCGGCCACCTCCCCGACTTCCAGCGCGCCCGCCTCGCCGTCCGCCGTTCCAACGAGGACATCATCGTCAGGGCCGCCGAGGCCCGGAACCGCGTCGAGGGCGCCGCGCTCCACGCGGGGGTCCTGGTGTCCGAGCGGTGCATGGAGATGTTCGGTTCGTGGGATCGCGTGAGGGCCGAGATCATGCCTGAGAGGGAGAAATTGGACATTTTCATGGAAGATGGCGGGGTGAGGTACAAGCTGGAGATCACGTTCGGCGACATTCTTGCCACCTTCGGGTGCCGGTTGGCTGGACGGGGGACAGATGCCATTCTATTGCAG CTCCACTATGCACCAAAAATCTATAAAAGAATTTCTGGGCGTACGATTAGTTCAAAATTTAGCAATGATCGTTACCATGCCTGTAAAGAAGACTTCCGGTTCCTGTGGGTTCGTGCGACAGATTTTTCATCAAACAGCTCCATTGGGAGGTCTTGTTATCTATGTTTGGAACTCGTGGAAGGATTGCCAGGttcagaaattcaaaaaaaattgccATTTGCAGGAGAACTTGGTGAATTAGCCCTCTCTATGGGGGAGCTATTTTATGCTCCATCAAAACTAGTTCCCATAATAAGTTGCCCACCTGAACATTCGGTGGCATATGAGATCCTTTTTCAGCTTAATTCTCTAGTTCACGTGCAAAAAATCTCTTGTGGACAAGTCAATAATGATCTGTTTGACATTCTCAGAGGACTATCTTTAGATACAACTATGAAAATCCTCACAAGGATGCATAAGTTGAACTCAACTTGCTATGAGCCCATGCAATTCATCAAAAATCAGTTGGCTAACATGAGAAAAAATCGAAATGCTTCGTCACCCATCCAAAGCGCCCATGCAGAAAACATAATGGGCTGTCATAGGGTTCTTGTTACTCCATCAAAAGTTTACTTTTTTGGTCCTGAACTTGAAACCTCCAATTATGTCGTAAAAcattattctgaatatgcttctGACTTCATTAGGGTTTCCTTTGTTGAGGAAGACTGGGGCAAGCTTTCCTCTGATGCAATTTCACCAAGTATTGAGCAAGGGTTGTTTTCTAAACCCTACAGAACTGGGATATATAATCGTATATTATCAATTCTCAGAGATGGGATTGTGATTGGTTCAAAGAAGTTTGAGTTTCTGGCATTTTCTGCTAGTCAGCTTCGTTCAAATTCTGTTTGGATGTTTGCTTCTAATGACAAGGTGACTGCAGAGGGCATTAGAGAATGGATGGGTCATTTTAACAAAATTCATAGTATATCTAAATGTGCGGCAAGAATGGGTCAGTTATTCAGTTCCTCTTTGCAAACAATAGATGTTCCATTTCGGGATGTAAGGACAATTTCAGATATTACAGTCACAACTGATGGCATACCGTATTGCTTTTCGGATGGTATTggaaaaatatctttatcatTTGCCAGGCAAGTTGCTCAGAAATGTGGATTGAGTCATACTCCTTCAGCTTTCCAAATTAGATATGGTGGTTACAAAGGAGTTATAGCTGTAGACCGCACTTCCTTTCAGAAGCTTTCATTACGTCCTAGCATGCTGAAGTTCGAGTCAGAGAACACCATGCTCTGTGTCACTAAATGGAGTGAATATCTGCCATGCTATCTGAATCGTGAAATTATATGTCTCCTCTCCACATTGGGGATAGAAGATGAAGTATTTGAATCAATGCAACATGATCAAATGAGTCTTTTGGATGAAATGCTAACCAACAGAGAAATTGCTTTGAGAATGTTGGACAAAATGGCTTTTCCTGATACCAGAACAACTGTAAAGATGTTGATGCAAGGTTATGAACCAAATTCAGAGCCTTATCTGTTAATGATGCTTAAAGCCTACCGGGAATATCAGTTATCTGATATAAGAAGTAAATGCCGGATCTTTGTTCCAAAGGGCCGTGTCCTCCTTGGATGCTTAGATGAAACAGGGTCCTTAGACTATGGACAAATATATGTCAAAGTAACTATGACAAAGGAAGAGCTACAACATACATATGAAACTTGCTTTGACAAGGTTGACCAAACAGCAGCAGTAGTAGTCCAAAAGGTCGTGGTCACAAGAAATCCCTGCCTCCACCCTGGTGATGTTAGAATACTTCAGGCTGTCTATAACCCTCAATTGGATAACATGGGTTTGGTTGACTGCATTGTCTTCCCTCAGAAAGGTAGAAG GCCTCATCCAAATGAATGCTCTGGTGGAGATCTGGATGGCGATCTATATTTTGTTTGTTGGGATGAAAAACTTATCCCACCGAAGATGGATACACCTATGGACTATAATGCACGAAGGCAACGCCATACAGATCATGATGTAACCCTCGAG GAAATTCAGAAGTTCTTTGTTGATTACATGATCAACGACACCCTAGGGATCATTTCAACTGCCCACTTGGTTTATGCTGACAGTGAACCAGGCAAAGCCCAGAGCCCCAAATGCCTTGAGCTAGCAAACCTTCATTCCATGGCCGTCGATTTTGCAAAGACAGGAAGTTCAGCCGAAATGCCAAGGATACTCAAACCAAAAATGTTCCCAGATTTTATGGAAAGATGGGATAGGACGATGTATGTCTCCACTGGGGTACTTGGAAAACTCTACCGTGCAGCCTCCAGACATATAGAGAGGCCAAACACTGACCCTATGGATGCTGAAATGCTCCCTCAATCTGCATATGACCATGACCTGGAAATCAAAGGATTCGAGGCTTTTCTCGAAGTCGCTGAAGATTACTATAATCAGTATTCTGAGAGGTTGAGCTCATTAATGAAATATTATGGAGCAGAGCATGAAGATGAGATATTAACAGGTAACCTGCGTAGCCGATCAATGTATCTGCAGAGGGATAAGAAGAAATATGGGGAAATGAAGGACCGGATCTTAATTGGGGTTAAGAGTTTGCACAAAGAGGTTCAAGGTTGGTTCAAAAGTAGCTGCGTAGAGAGCGAGTCATTGAGGATGGCGTCGGCATGGTATCATGTGACCTACCATCCAAGCTATTACTCAGAAAATAGATTCTTGAGCTTCCCATGGATATTAAGTGATGCCTTACTAAGCATAAAAGCATCAAAAAGCCATAAAAGGCAAGCAGGGGCAGGCAATGCTATGTGA
- the LOC103700846 gene encoding RING-H2 finger protein ATL46 → MGFLPPFPSPQLHSFQGDSLPFSSSQPPPSSPSSGSRISPAVLFIIVILAVIFFISGLLHLLLRFLIKKHPSGSSSSQSNGNQAAVELSGSEALQRQLQQLFHLHDSGLDQAFIDALPVFLYREIVGPKEPFDCAVCLCEFADDDKLRLLPICGHAFHINCIDTWLLSNSTCPLCRGALFVQDLSIENPIFDSEEPREEGGFAGDGEDGFSTPGCQKPADVEDIAAEKRVFPVRLGKFKSFGNIDGGAGGDDIDANGDVKGTVRREEGESSSSSLDARRCYSMGSYRYVLGEANLQVALCSGSTRIGNGKALRGRGVGGNPACNEVLEGKRLGIAGKGESFSVSKIWQWPNKKEGKLPISADASSLDGAFPWARRSVGDI, encoded by the coding sequence ATGGGATTTTTACCTCCCTTTCCATCTCCCCAACTCCATAGCTTCCAGGGGGACTCACTCCCATTCTCCTCCTCCCAGCCCCCACCATCTTCCCCATCCTCCGGCAGTAGAATAAGCCCTGCAGTCCTTTTCATCATAGTAATCCTGGCagtgatcttcttcatctctggcctcctccacctcctgttGAGATTCCTCATCAAGAAGCACCCCTCTGGTTCCTCTTCTAGCCAGTCCAATGGGAACCAGGCGGCAGTGGAGCTCTCGGGCTCGGAGGCCCTCCAGCGGCAGCTCCAGCAGCTGTTTCACCTCCATGACTCGGGCCTCGACCAGGCCTTCATCGACGCGCTGCCCGTGTTCCTCTACAGGGAGATCGTCGGCCCCAAGGAGCCCTTCGACTGCGCCGTCTGCCTCTGCGAGTTCGCCGACGACGACAAGCTCCGGCTCCTCCCCATCTGCGGCCACGCCTTCCACATCAACTGCATTGACACCTGGCTGCTCTCCAATTCCACCTGCCCTCTTTGCCGGGGGGCACTCTTCGTGCAGGACCTGTCGATAGAGAACCCAATTTTCGATTCTGAGGAGCCCAGGGAGGAGGGCGGATTCGCCGGGGACGGGGAGGATGGCTTCTCGACGCCTGGCTGTCAGAAGCCGGCGGATGTGGAGGACATTGCTGCTGAGAAGAGGGTGTTCCCAGTGAGGCTTGGGAAATTCAAGAGCTTTGGCAATATCGATGGTGGTGCTGGTGGTGATGATATCGATGCTAACGGCGATGTCAAAGGCActgtgagaagagaggaaggggagaGCAGCAGCAGTAGCTTGGATGCAAGGAGGTGCTACTCCATGGGCTCGTATCGCTATGTTCTTGGGGAGGCCAATCTCCAAGTGGCTCTCTGCAGTGGTTCTACTAGGATTGGTAATGGTAAGGCTCTCAGGGGAAGGGGAGTTGGTGGAAATCCAGCATGTAATGaggttttggaggggaagaggctAGGGATTGCGGGCAAAGGTGAGAGCTTTTCAGTGTCAAAGATCTGGCAGTGGCCTAATAAGAAAGAGGGGAAGCTCCCAATCTCTGCAGATGCTTCCTCTTTGGATGGGGCATTTCCATGGGCCAGGAGAAGTGTTGGGGATATATGA